A window of the Salmo trutta chromosome 25, fSalTru1.1, whole genome shotgun sequence genome harbors these coding sequences:
- the LOC115162281 gene encoding transmembrane protein 179 has product MALDNLIFAQCILYFLAFVFGFIAVVPLSENTEDFHGKCLLFTRGMWQNENITVSKQRFIVEEWGPESSCSFITFVGIASLILSAVQSWRLLLFLFKGHDDSLFNAFLNLLISSLVVFTVFLSSTIISVGFNLWCDAITEGGGMPSSCEDMQDTDLELGLDNSSFYDQFAIAQFGLWAAWLTWLGITVMAFLKVYHNYRQEDLLDSLIHEKELLLGHSSHRGSDANQFKSGMI; this is encoded by the exons ATGGCCCTTGATAATTTAATTTTCGCCCAATGTATCCTCTATTTTTTGGCGTTTGTGTTTGGTTTTATTGCCGTAGTGCCTCTCTCCGAAAACACGGAGGATTTTCATGGAAAATGCTTGCTTTTCACGCGTGGTATGTGGCAGAATGAGAACATCACAGTCTCAAAGCAGCGCTTTATCGTTGAGGAGTGGGGACCGGAGTCTTCCTGCAGTTTCATCACTTTTGTCGGGATAGCATCTCTCATCCTGTCCGCAGTGCAGTCATGGAGACTGCTGTTGTTTCTTTTCAAAGGCCACGACGA TTCCCTGTTCAATGCCTTCCTGAATCTGTTGATCAGCTCCCTGGTGGTGTTCACAGTGTTCCTCTCCAGCACCATCATCAGTGTGGGCTTCAACCTGTGGTGTGACGCCATCACAGAGGGGGGGGGCATGCCCAGCAG CTGTGAGGACATGCAGGACACTGATCTGGAGTTAGGATTGGACAACTCCTCGTTCTATGACCAGTTTGCCATTGCCCAG TTTGGTCTGTGGGCAGCGTGGCTGACGTGGTTGGGCATCACGGTCATGGCCTTCCTCAAGGTCTACCACAACTACCGCCAGGAGGACCTTCTGGACAGTCTGATCCACGAGAAGGAGCTGCTGCTGGGACACTCATCCCACCGGGGCTCCGATGCCAACCAGTTTAAGAGTGGCATGATCTAA